A section of the Salmo trutta chromosome 4, fSalTru1.1, whole genome shotgun sequence genome encodes:
- the LOC115192698 gene encoding Golgi apparatus protein 1: MAACRRVPLMLLMSVLLYMHPIRGQKSANSVIANTAVRVNIQAQNQAAVPAAVNGGSPVVAASPPRRRTSGWKLAEEGACREDLTRLCPKHSWNNNLAVLECLQDRKEETEIAADCNHLLWNYKLNLTTDPKFESVAVEVCKTTITDIKECAAEERGKGYLVSCLVDHRGNITEYQCNQYITKMTSIVFSDYRLICGFMDNCREDINSLHCGSISTGEKDVHSQGEVIACLEKGLVREAEEQPGVHAIRPDCKKAIMRVAELSSDDFHLDRYLYFSCREDRERFCENTPAGEGRVYKCLFNHKFEEAMSEKCREALTTRQKLITQDYKVSYSLAKACKTDLRKYRCSVDTNMPRAREARLSYLLLCLESAVHRGRTVSGECQGEMLDYRRMLMEDFSLSPEIVLHCRGEIEAHCSGLHRKGRTLHCLMRVGREDMGTIDNLCQKALQTLIQEADPGADYRIDRALNEACESVIQTACKHIRNGDPMILSCLMEHLYTEKMVEDCEHRLLELQYFIARDWKLDPILYKKCQGDASRLCHTHSWNETSEMMPPGAIFSCLYRHAYRTEEQGRRLSRDCKVEVQRILHQRALDVKLDPELQRRCMTDLGKWCSEKTESGQELECLQDHLEELVSECRDVVGNLTELASEDIQIETLLMRACEPVIQSHCHEVADNQIDTGDLMECLVQNKHQKEMNDKCAVGVTHFQLVQIKDFRFSYKFKMACKEDVLKLCPNIKKKVDVVLCLSTTVRNDTLQDVKEQRVSVKCRKQLRVEELEMSEDVRLEPELYDSCKQDIGRLCQNVAFGNAQVIECLKENKRQLTQRCHHRVFKLQEVEMMDPELDFQLMRVCKQMIRRFCTEADAKNMLQCLKQNKNSELMDPKCKQMITKRQITQNTDYRLNPVLRKSCKADIPKFCQSILNKATGDSELEGQVVSCLKLKYADQRLSPDCEDQIRVILQESALDYRLDPQLQIHCTDEISRLCPEEAAAQEQTGQVEECLKVNLLKIKVEGCKKEVLNILKESKADIFVDPVLHTACALDIKHQCAAIPPGRGRQMSCLMEALQDKRVRLQPECKKRLQDRIDMWSYAAKVAPAEGFSDLAMQVMTSPSKTYILAMIGLSVCILFLFGLMCGRITKRLMQEQKDR; the protein is encoded by the exons gaAACCGAGATCGCTGCTGACTGCAACCAT CTCCTGTGGAACTACAAGCTGAACCTGACGACTGACCCCAAGTTTGAGTCTGTGGCTGTGGAGGTGTGCAAGACCACCATCACTGAC ATAAAAGAATGTGCggcggaggagagaggaaagggctACCTGGTTTCCTGCCTGGTGGATCACCGCGGCAACATCACGGAGTACCAGTGCAACCAGTACATCACCAAGATGACCAGCATCGTGTTCAGCGACTACCGCCTCATCTGTGGCTTCATGGACAATTGTCGCGAGGACATCAACAGCCTGCACTGTGGCAGCATATCCACCGGCGAGAAG gACGTGCACTCCCAAGGTGAGGTGATAGCATGCCTGGAGAAGGGTCTGGTCAGGGAGGCAGAGGAGCAGCCCGGGGTCCATGCCATCAGGCCTGACTGTAAGAAGGCCATCATGCGTGTGGCCGAACTCTCCTCAGACGACTTCCACCTGGACAGATACCTCTACTTTTCCTGCCGGGAGGACCGTGAGCGCTTCTGTGAAAAT ACTCCAGCCGGAGAGGGCAGAGTCTACAAGTGTCTCTTCAACCACAAGTTTGAGGAGGCCATGTCTGAAAAG TGCAGAGAGGCCCTGACCACGCGTCAGAAGCTGATTACCCAGGACTACAAGGTGAGCTACTCCCTGGCCAAGGCCTGCAAGACAGACCTGAGGAAGTACCGCTGCAGTGTGGACACCAACATGCCCCGCGCCCGCGAGGCCCGCCTCTCATATCTGCTGCTCTGTCTGGAGTCTGCCGTACACAGAG gtcgTACGGTAAGCGGTGAGTGTCAGGGAGAGATGTTGGACTACAGGAGGATGTTGATGGAGGACTTCTCTCTGAGCCCTGAGATTGTGTTGCACTGCCGTGGGGAGATCGAGGCCCACTGCTCCGGCCTACACCGCAAGGGACGCACCCTGCACTGCCTCATGAGGGTGGGCCGAGAAGACATGGGCACCATCGACAACCTCTGCCAGAAAGCT CTCCAGACCCTGATCCAGGAGGCTGATCCTGGGGCAGACTACCGTATTGACCGGGCCCTGAACGAGGCTTGTGAGTCTGTCATCCAGACCGCCTGCAAACACATCCGCAACGGAGACCCCAT GATCCTGTCTTGTCTGATGGAGCACCTGTACACCGAGAAGATGGTGGAGGACTGTGAACACAGGCTGCTGGAGCTGCAGTACTTCATAGCACGGGACTGGAA ACTGGACCCCATCCTCTATAAGAAGTGCCAAGGCGATGCCTCCCGCCTGTGCCACACCCACAGCTGGAACGAGACAAGTGAGATGATGCCACCTGGTGCCATCTTCTCCTGTCTGTACCGCCACGCCTACCGCACAGAAGAGCAGGGACGACGG CTGTCCCGGGACTGTAAAGTGGAGGTGCAGCGTATCCTCCACCAGAGGGCGCTGGATGTGAAGCTGGACCCCGAGCTGCAGAGACGCTGTATGACTGACCTGGGGAAGTGGTGCAGTGAGAAGACTGAGTCTGGACAG GAACTGGAGTGTCTACAGGACCACCTAGAGGAGCTGGTGTCAGAGTGCAGGGATGTGGTGGGCAACCTGACTGAACTGGCGTCTGAG GACATTCAGATTGAGACCCTGCTGATGAGAGCCTGTGAGCCAGTCATCCAGTCGCACTGTCAC gAGGTGGCAGATAACCAGATCGACACGGGGGATCTGATGGAGTGTCTGGTGCAAAACAAACACCAGAAGGAGATGAACGACAAGTGTGCTGTGGGAGTCACACACTTCCAACTG GTCCAGATTAAGGACTTCCGTTTCTCCTACAAGTTTAAGATGGCCTGCAAAGAGGATGTGCTCAAACTCTGCCCCAACATCAAGAAGAA gGTGGACGTAGTGCTCTGTCTAAGCACCACAGTGAGGAACGATACTCTTCAGGACGTCAAGGAGCAGCGCGTGTCTGTCAAGTGTCGTAAGCAGCTGAGGGTGGAGGAGCTGGAGATGTCTGAGGATGTCCGTCTAGAGCCTGAGCTCTACGACTCCTGTAAGCAGGACATCGGGAGGCTGTGCCAGAACGTGGCCTTCGGGAACGCCCAG GTGATAGAATGTCTGAAGGAGAACAAGAGGCAGCTGACCCAGCGCTGTCACCACAGGGTGTTCAAGCTGCAGGAGGTAGAGATGATGGACCCAGAGCTGGACTTCCAACTCATGAGGGTCTGCAAGCAGATGATTCGG CGTTTCTGTACTGAGGCTGATGCCAAGAACATGCTGCAGTGCCTGAAGCAGAACAAGAACAGCGAGCTGATGGACCCCAAGTGTAAACAGATGATCACAAAGAGACAGATCACACAGAATACAG ACTACAGGTTGAACCCAGTGCTGAGGAAGTCATGTAAGGCTGACATCCCTAAATTCTGCCAGAGCATCCTGAACAAGGCTACAGGAGACAGTGAGCTGGAGGGACAGGTTGTCTCCTGCCTCAAACTCAAATATGCAGACCAG CGTCTGTCTCCAGACTGTGAGGACCAGATCAGAGTGATCCTACAGGAGTCAGCTCTGGACTACAGACTGGACCCCCAGCTGCAGATTCACTGCACTGATGAG ATCTCTCGGCTGTGTCCAGAGGAGGCTGCGGCCCAGGAGCAGACCGGTCAAGTAGAGGAGTGTCTTAAAGTCAACCTCCTCAAGATCAAAGTGGAGGGCTGCAagaag GAGGTTCTGAACATTCTGAAGGAGAGTaaggcagacatctttgtggacCCTGTCCTCCACACGGCCTGCGCTTTGGACATCAAGCACCAGTGTGCTGCCATTCCACCAGGACGAGGACGCC AGATGTCCTGTCTGATGGAGGCTCTGCAGGACAAGAGGGTGCGTCTGCAGCCAGAGTGTAAGAAGAGACTGCAGGACCGCATCGACATGTGGAGCTACGCTGCCAAG GTGGCCCCGGCCGAAGGCTTCTCCGACCTGGCCATGCAGGTGATGACCTCACCCTCCAAGACCTACATCCTGGCTATGATTGGCCTGAGCGTGTGCATTCTCTTCCTGTTTGGCCTGATGTGTGGCCGCATCACCAAGCGATTAATGCAGGAGCAGAAggacaggtag